The sequence TCTTACCTCATCAAAGAAGCTAATTTTAAACAATTAAAACTATTTAAGGATAATTATAGGCTTTTAGACGCTTTCGTTGTTTCTTCTAAATATTTCACTAAAAGCAACGGATTTCCTATTGTGATAGCTTTATATGAGCAAGGGCGAATGGACTATGAATATATTAGGCGTTTTATTTTTCAAACTGATTGCAACACGACGCTATGCTTAAACGATTTTGACTATATAGCCAATTATGTGGATAAATACCCTAACGCTAAAAAAGTTAATGCATGCGTGGGCTATTTTTTCCCTATGCGAGACATCAACGCTCTTAAACGCAACAAGACTTTTTTAAACACGCCAAGCACTAATGCGGTGCACATCAGTCAAGATAAAATGATTTATTACCAATATATCCATTATTTTAAGGAAATCGCCCCTAAAATCCCTTACTATTTTGGCAATTTGGATATTATTATTGATAATTCCGCTTTTTTAGAAATTAAAGACGCTTTCTTAAAAGACAAAAGAGTGCGTTTAGAATATTTTAAAAAATTGTTTCAAGGACACCCTTGTGGGTTTGATTAAGATTGATTACGATAAAAAAATGATTGGAATACCTATTCCTTTAACTTCAATTTCAGGCAAAGTGCGTGTGAAAATCAGATATGCCTTTAGTGATTATGGCGTATTAACAGCGACTAGAAAAATCCCTTTTAGTTTAAAGCATTATATTATATAGAATGGCAAATCGGTTATGATGTCCCCACCACAGATAGAGAAAAGTTTAAACTCACTGCCTTAAAAGATGAAAAATATCATTTTTTAGGAGCTAATGGTAAAATAAAAACTCTTTATGAGTTGAGTGAAATTATTTATTACGCCAAACAATTGAATTTGATCAGTTTAAAAAATTTAGAAAATACTTTAGAATATTTACAAAAACAAAAACAATTTATAGAAGATAATTTTATGATTACAAGAGAAAGATTTAGATCCCATCAATTTGCTGGCATGGATTTTGAACTTTCACGCATTTCTTACCCCTTGCTTATTCATTCTTTTAACGATAATCAATTAAGTGAAATTGTTATCAGAGAACAACAATATGGCTCTAAAACCCAAGCCATGCTGCATTTTTGCTTTTCTATTTTGTTTGGAATTGAAAACCGCTACTCCCTTATTAGAGAGAACGGCTACACTCAAAGAACATGCCCTTTTAGTTATCAACCAAAATAACGCTTTCATGTTTTTAGAAATGTTTAAAATTTTTGGTCTTTTAAGTCAAGCACACCACAATGATGTGTTAAAGATTTTAGAAAAAATACTTGAAAATTAACTAATGATGCAAATTGATTAAAAAAGCCCCTTTATAAAACTCAAAATATCAAATAATACGACACATTAAAAGAATAAAGGCGTTTAAAGGTTTCTTTATAGTTGCTATCGCCATTGATCATTGTAAGGTAGGGGGTTGCAACCATAGGGATTCTAAAGCCTAGCTCTAAGCCGGTATGCTTGGCAATCACTGAACGCACGCCAAAATTAAAGGACCACTGGAACACGGTGCTTTTAAACACAATACTCACACCATAATCCCCAGCTAGCAGCCGCTCTGCCTGTTGTCCGTTTAAAGTGGTATTCCATGTTATAGTCCTATTTCTAGCTTGCGGGCTCCATGTCGTCCCCCCCACAGCCATGCCACCATAAAACCCCATGCTAAATCTTTCCAAATTGACAAAATTCAATAATAAATCAACCCCCGCGCCATAAGTGTTGATATTCATATTAGAATTGAGCCCACCTTTAGCTTGCAAATAACTCCCTGGTGCAAAATATTGCGTGCCAAATTTCACCTCCGCCCAATCATAAAACCCATAATAGCGCAAGCCCGCCCAGCCTTTTTTGCCAAAAAGCTGGTTATAGCCTAACCCCACGCCAAAGCCTTGAGTGCTTTGTTCGTTATGGCTTTTGAATTCTGTTTTTTTGTTTGTGGCAAGTTCGTTATTGTAATAAGCTTGCCCTATTTCATAAGCGCCATTGAGAAAAAACCCGCTTGATTCAGCACCCAAAGAGCTTAAAAAAAGGGCCGTTTGGCATGAAATTTTGAGATTCATCTTTATCCTTAAAAGCATTGATATAAATTTTTGCTACTCAATATTTAATAAAGTATTAGTATATCCAATTTTTCAAAGGGGGGACGGATATTTTAAAAAGGGATTTTTAAAAAATAGATACCAAACATTTATGTCAGGCACTATATCCCCAAAGCTAGTTTATTTTAAAGAATTAAAAGGGATTGAACGCTTTCTATTAATAAGGTAAGAGCATTAGGACATTTTAATGTAAAAAGAAAAAGTTTACTAAAAATGCTAATGTTATAGTAAAGAAGGAAGGAATATTTTCGCCCTTTGCCCTTACCCAACAACATTATACTAAAAAAAAAAAAAAAATGTTATTTAAACCCTATTTTTAACATTATTCTTTAACTTTTTACAAAATGAAACACTTTTTGGATTTGTTTAGTTAATGTTGGTGCTTGAAAGAAAGATTTGCTATAATTTAAAACAATTTAAATCTATTGAGACAAAGGGGTTTTTTGAAAATTTTTCTTTCTTGCAAGTCTTTGTTACGCCAAAAAAGTTTGGAATTTTATTTGAGCGATTGCCTTTCTTCTGTGGAAGTTTGCGACTTTGTCTTAAGCGATGATGAAAAGCTAGAGACCAATAAGCCCCTATGCTCCATAGAAGAGTGCCTAAGAAAGCCTTTTACTAAACAGAGCGTGAAAGAAGATATAAAAAATTTTTACCACGCTTTAAAAGAGAGTGAAAAACCTTGCAAAGAAATAAAATATTCTAAAGAGCAAGAGATCCAAAAATTACTAGAAGAATACACTAAAAAATTATGCCAAATCATCAACCAATAAAAAAATTTAAGATTATTGGGGGGGACTGTAAGGGGCTAGACTTGAATTTGCCTAAAATTTCTAGCACACGCCCCACCAAAGCGATCGTAAGAGAGTCGTTTTTTAATGCTTTGCAAGCAGAAATTAAGGGAGTGCATTTTATAGAAGTGTTTTCAGGCAGCGCTTCTATGGGATTAGAGGCTTTGAGTAGGGGAGCTAAAAGCGCTTTGTTTTTTGAGCAAAATAAAAGCGCTTATGCCACGCTTTTAGAAAATATTTCTCTTGTTAAAAACCGCTTAAAAAAAGAAATTGAAATCCAAACCTTTTTAGATGACGCTTTCAAACATTTGCCCACGCTACGCTTAAAAAATGGCGTTTTGAATATCCTTTATTTGGATCCGCCTTTTGAAACAAGCGGGTTTTTAGGGATTTATGAAAAATGTTTTCAAGCTTTAGAAATGTTATTGAAACGCCACCATCTTAAAAATTTTTTAGTGGTTTTTGAGCATGAAAGCGTGCATGAAATGCCTAAAAATCTCGCAACTTTAGCTATAATCAAACAGAAAAAATTTGGAAAAACGACTTTAACTTATTTTCAATAGGAATAGGCATGGCAGAAGAACAAGAAAATACCGCGCAACAACCCCCTAAAAAAAGCAAAACCCTTTTATTTGTCATCATTGGGAGCGTGTTAGTGATGCTTTTATTGGTGGGGGTGATTATCATGCTGCTTATGGGAAATAAGGAAGAATCTAAAGAAAACGCCCCTAAAAACGCCCAAGAAGTTCAAGCTAATCCTATGGCGAACAAAAATCAAGAAGCCAAAGAAGGCTCTAATATCCAGCAATATTTGGTGCTTGGACCTTTGTATGCGATTGATACGCCTTTTGCGGTGAATTTAGTCTCTCAAAATGGCAGACGCTATCTCAAAGCTTCTATTTCATTAGAATTGAGTAATGAAAAACTTTTAAATGAAGTGAAAGTTAAAGACACAGCGATTAAGGATACGATTATAGAAATTCTATCGTCTAAAAGCGTGGAAGAGGTGGTTACTAATAA comes from Helicobacter acinonychis and encodes:
- a CDS encoding outer membrane protein, producing MNLKISCQTALFLSSLGAESSGFFLNGAYEIGQAYYNNELATNKKTEFKSHNEQSTQGFGVGLGYNQLFGKKGWAGLRYYGFYDWAEVKFGTQYFAPGSYLQAKGGLNSNMNINTYGAGVDLLLNFVNLERFSMGFYGGMAVGGTTWSPQARNRTITWNTTLNGQQAERLLAGDYGVSIVFKSTVFQWSFNFGVRSVIAKHTGLELGFRIPMVATPYLTMINGDSNYKETFKRLYSFNVSYYLIF
- the rsmD gene encoding 16S rRNA (guanine(966)-N(2))-methyltransferase RsmD produces the protein MPNHQPIKKFKIIGGDCKGLDLNLPKISSTRPTKAIVRESFFNALQAEIKGVHFIEVFSGSASMGLEALSRGAKSALFFEQNKSAYATLLENISLVKNRLKKEIEIQTFLDDAFKHLPTLRLKNGVLNILYLDPPFETSGFLGIYEKCFQALEMLLKRHHLKNFLVVFEHESVHEMPKNLATLAIIKQKKFGKTTLTYFQ
- the fliL gene encoding flagellar basal body-associated protein FliL, with amino-acid sequence MAEEQENTAQQPPKKSKTLLFVIIGSVLVMLLLVGVIIMLLMGNKEESKENAPKNAQEVQANPMANKNQEAKEGSNIQQYLVLGPLYAIDTPFAVNLVSQNGRRYLKASISLELSNEKLLNEVKVKDTAIKDTIIEILSSKSVEEVVTNKGKNKLKDEIKSHLNSFLIDGFIKNVFFTDFIIQ